In Fusobacterium nucleatum, the genomic stretch AAAATCGTGGATTTTCTTTGATTGAAATTGTTGTAGCAATAGCAATAATGGGGATATTATCAGGAATTGTAGGCTTACAGTTAAGGAGTTATATTGCAAAATCAAAGGATACTAAGGCAGTTGCAACACTTAATACTTTACGTGTAGCAGCACAGCTTTATCAACTAGAAAATGAAAAACCTTTAATTGAAGATAGTTCAAAATATGAAGATAAAGAAGAAATTAAAAAAGCATTAGAAAAGCTAGAACCTTATCTTGATAACAATGCAAAAGCAATAATAAAAGATCCTGAAATGGCAGTAGGAGGTTCAAAAACTGATAAAGATAGTAAGGATGTAAAATATGGTGGAAAGGTGAAAATTACTTTTAAAGATCCAGGTGCTAACAGTGGCAGTGATGGTTATTATATGTGGTTAGAGCCAGTTAGTCCAACGGAAGCATATGATATAAAGGGAAATAAATGGATAGAATTTTAATAATATTATTGTATATCCTATTATTTTTAGTTATGTATATAGATATAAATAAAAAATATATTCCTAATATTTTAAATTTTTCTATTCTAGTTCTTTCTATATTTATCTGTGGGATAGATAAAGTTGATAGTTTCTTTATAGGGGCATCTTGTTATACTCTACCAATACTAATTTTTTATGGCTATATATCTGACATTTTTAAAAAAGAAGTCTTTGGTTTTGGTGATATAAAGTTAATAATTCCTTTGGGAGGACTTCTATATCTGGGAGAGATAAATATTTTTTTGCAAATTTATATATTTTATCTTTTAGGATTTTCATTGGCTACCCTTTACATTATTATCTATATAGTTATAAGTTATTGTAGAAATAAATCAGTGAAGATTAAAGGTGTAGAGTTAGCATTTGCCCCTTATATATGTTTAGCTTTTATTATTATTTATAATTTTAATTTAATAGAAAAAATAATTGAAAAAATTTAAAAATTCTATGTAGAAAAATAAAAAGATTATATTTCAAATTTTATTATAAAAAATTTTCTTTGAAAGAATTTTATATTTTTTTAATAAGATTGCTGCAACATCTATAAATGTTTGGAGAGCCTTTGAGGAGCTCGAAAAACATTTATGGCTGTCAAGTAATCGCCATATATAATTAGAGATTGTTAAGATTTTTTTCAAAGAAAATGAAGAAATTTAAGTTTTTAGAAAGGAAATTTCTTATTATGAATAAAAATAAAGCCTTCTCCTTAATGGAAGTTATAGTT encodes the following:
- a CDS encoding type II secretion system protein, with protein sequence MKNRGFSLIEIVVAIAIMGILSGIVGLQLRSYIAKSKDTKAVATLNTLRVAAQLYQLENEKPLIEDSSKYEDKEEIKKALEKLEPYLDNNAKAIIKDPEMAVGGSKTDKDSKDVKYGGKVKITFKDPGANSGSDGYYMWLEPVSPTEAYDIKGNKWIEF
- a CDS encoding prepilin peptidase, whose protein sequence is MDRILIILLYILLFLVMYIDINKKYIPNILNFSILVLSIFICGIDKVDSFFIGASCYTLPILIFYGYISDIFKKEVFGFGDIKLIIPLGGLLYLGEINIFLQIYIFYLLGFSLATLYIIIYIVISYCRNKSVKIKGVELAFAPYICLAFIIIYNFNLIEKIIEKI